The window CCCTATATTCCAGCACCCTGTCCCTATATTCCAGCTCCCTGTCCCTATATTCCAGCTCCCTGCCTTTTAAGGTCACCACCCTATATTCCAGCTCCCTGCCTCTTAAGATCACCACCCTGTCCCTATATTCCAGCACCCTGCCTCTTAAGATCACCACCCTGTCCCTATATTCCAGCACGCTGTCCCTATATTCCAGCACCCTGTCCCTATATTCCAGGTCCCTGTCCCTATATTCCAGCTCCCTGCCTCTTAAGATCACCACCCTGTCCCTATATTCCAGCACCCTGCCTCTTAAGATCACCACCCTGTCCCTATATTCCAGCACCCTGTCCCTATATTCCAGCTCCCTGCCGCTTAAGATCACCACCCTGTCCCTATATTCCAGCACCATGTCCCTATATTCCAGCACCCTGCCTCTTAAGATCACCACCCTGTCCCTATATTCCAGCACCCTGCCTCTTAAGATCACCACCCTGTCCCTATATTCCAGCACCCTGCATCTTAAGATCACCACCCTGTCCCTATATTCCAGCACCCTGTCCCTATATTCCAGCACCTTGCTTCTTAAGATCACCACCCTGTCCCTATATTCCAGCTCTGTCCCTATATACCAGCTCCCTGCCTCTTAAGCTCACCACCCTGTCCCTATATTCCAGCTCCCTGCCTCTGAAGATCACCACCCTGTCTCTATATTCCAGCACCCTGCCTCTTAAGATCACCACCCTGTCCCTATATTCCAGCACGCTGTCCCTATATTCCAGCACCCTGTCCCTATATTCCAGCTCCCTGCCTCTTAACTGTCCCTATATTCCAGCACCCTGTCTCTTAAGATCACCACCCTGTCCCTATATTCCAGCACCCTGTCCCTATATTCCAGCTCCCTGCCGCTGAACCtacaatgttatgttatgtcccagtacacactgaacctacaatgttatgttatatcccagtacacactgaacTTACAATGCtatgttatgtcccagtacacactgaacctaCAATGTTATGTCGcagtacacactgaacctacagtgttatgttatgtcccagtacacactgaacctacaatgttatgttatgtcccag of the Gigantopelta aegis isolate Gae_Host chromosome 12, Gae_host_genome, whole genome shotgun sequence genome contains:
- the LOC121385973 gene encoding A-agglutinin anchorage subunit-like, with protein sequence MPLKITTLSLYSSTLPLKITTLSLYSSTLHLKITTLSLYSSTLSLPLKITTLSLYSSSLPLKITTLSLYSSTLPLKITTLSLYSSTLSLYSSTLSLYSSTLSLYSSSLPLNCPYIPAPCLLRSPPCPYIPAPCPYIPAPCRLRSPPCPYISAPCILRSPPCPYIPAPCTYIPAPCLLKSPPCPYIPALSLYTSTLSLYSSTLSLYSSSLSLYSSSLPFKVTTLYSSSLPLKITTLSLYSSTLPLKITTLSLYSSTLSLYSSTLSLYSRSLSLYSSSLPLKITTLSLYSSTLPLKITTLSLYSSTLSLYSSSLPLKITTLSLYSSTMSLYSSTLPLKITTLSLYSSTLPLKITTLSLYSSTLHLKITTLSLYSSTLSLYSSTLLLKITTLSLYSSSVPIYQLPAS